From Chryseobacterium shandongense, the proteins below share one genomic window:
- a CDS encoding heavy metal translocating P-type ATPase, which produces MKKYTCPMHPQILKDEPGKCPLCGMNLIPLGGTARPEKDEHSHHHQNHDHHSESDSSAAGFDKHAGHHTPDFLKRFWISLALTVPVLLLSHMIQQWLGFTIAFNGDKYVLLVLGSIIYFYGGMPFFKGFLGEVKAGAIGMMTLVALAITVAYVYSVAVVFGLPGMDFFWELATLIVIMLLGHWLEMRSQMAASKALQSLVALLPNDVTVEQNGSPVKIKLGQLKNGDTVIIRPGEKVAADGLIVEGTSYLNESMLTGESVPVRKESGGKVIAGSINGDGALKIKATGVGKDSYLNKVINLVQDAQAAKSNTQNLADKVAKWLTIVAIVVGVGTFAYWYITMGDLAFALERMVTVMVTACPHALGVAIPLVVAISTTLSATNGLLIRNRTAFETTRKLSTIIFDKTGTLTKGSHTVQKIIPLTEHYSENDLLQYAAAVQQNSEHHIAKGIMQTLSEKKLELWKSDSFRYMQGIGVTGIVNGKSVVAAGPNYFVQNNKQVPAIPEEINQDAETVNFILIDDVPVGIVSLADTIREGAKEAIDQLRSMNIKSFLLTGDNEKVAAAVSKQLGMDGYLANVLPHHKQEKVKEFQDKGEIVAMTGDGVNDAPALAAADVGIAVGSGTDVAAETADIILVNSDPRDVVKMIDFGKKTYSKMIQNLVWAVGYNVVAIPLAAGVLYPTFVLSPAMGAVLMSVSTIVVALNASLLKIK; this is translated from the coding sequence ATGAAAAAATACACCTGTCCCATGCATCCCCAGATATTGAAGGACGAACCGGGGAAATGTCCACTTTGCGGAATGAACTTAATTCCCTTGGGAGGAACCGCCCGACCTGAAAAAGACGAACACAGCCATCATCATCAGAATCATGATCATCACTCAGAATCTGATAGTTCAGCGGCGGGATTTGACAAACATGCAGGTCATCATACTCCGGATTTCCTGAAGAGATTCTGGATCTCTTTGGCACTTACCGTTCCGGTCCTTCTGCTTTCTCATATGATTCAGCAGTGGCTTGGTTTCACAATTGCTTTTAACGGTGATAAATATGTACTTCTGGTTTTGGGAAGTATTATTTATTTCTACGGTGGAATGCCTTTTTTCAAAGGGTTTTTGGGCGAAGTGAAAGCCGGAGCTATTGGGATGATGACGCTCGTTGCTTTGGCGATTACCGTAGCTTATGTCTATTCCGTTGCAGTCGTATTCGGGCTGCCGGGCATGGATTTCTTCTGGGAACTTGCCACCTTAATTGTGATCATGCTTCTTGGGCACTGGCTCGAGATGCGTTCGCAGATGGCTGCTTCAAAAGCGTTGCAATCTCTAGTTGCCTTACTACCAAATGACGTAACCGTCGAGCAGAACGGAAGTCCGGTTAAAATAAAACTGGGACAGCTGAAAAACGGAGATACTGTAATCATAAGACCGGGCGAAAAAGTCGCCGCTGACGGTCTGATTGTCGAGGGCACTTCTTACTTAAATGAAAGCATGCTGACGGGAGAAAGTGTTCCTGTAAGAAAAGAGTCCGGTGGAAAGGTTATCGCAGGGTCTATCAATGGAGACGGGGCTTTAAAGATAAAAGCAACAGGGGTTGGGAAGGATTCGTACCTCAATAAGGTCATTAATTTGGTTCAAGATGCTCAGGCAGCAAAGTCGAACACTCAGAATCTGGCGGATAAAGTAGCCAAATGGCTTACTATAGTAGCAATTGTGGTGGGAGTAGGAACTTTCGCTTACTGGTACATCACCATGGGAGATTTGGCTTTTGCTCTGGAACGGATGGTAACGGTAATGGTAACAGCCTGCCCTCATGCTTTAGGAGTGGCAATCCCTCTGGTGGTGGCCATTTCCACTACACTTTCAGCGACAAATGGTTTACTCATCAGAAACCGAACGGCTTTTGAAACCACGAGAAAATTATCGACCATTATTTTCGATAAAACCGGCACCCTTACGAAAGGTTCCCACACCGTGCAGAAAATCATTCCTCTAACTGAGCACTATTCGGAAAACGATTTACTCCAGTATGCAGCGGCAGTGCAGCAGAACTCCGAACATCATATTGCAAAAGGAATCATGCAGACCCTTTCCGAGAAAAAACTGGAGCTATGGAAGTCAGACAGTTTCCGCTACATGCAGGGAATTGGAGTGACAGGAATCGTAAACGGTAAATCGGTTGTCGCGGCTGGTCCTAATTATTTTGTTCAAAACAATAAACAGGTACCTGCCATTCCGGAAGAAATCAACCAGGATGCAGAAACAGTGAACTTTATTCTGATTGATGACGTGCCCGTGGGTATTGTTTCTTTAGCAGATACCATTCGCGAAGGCGCAAAAGAAGCTATTGACCAACTTCGAAGCATGAACATTAAATCATTCCTGCTTACAGGTGATAACGAAAAGGTAGCGGCGGCGGTGTCAAAGCAGTTAGGAATGGACGGATATTTGGCAAATGTACTTCCGCACCACAAACAGGAAAAAGTAAAAGAATTTCAGGATAAAGGGGAAATCGTTGCGATGACAGGTGACGGCGTAAATGATGCACCGGCTTTGGCAGCAGCAGATGTAGGCATTGCAGTTGGCAGCGGAACTGATGTTGCTGCCGAAACCGCAGATATTATTCTGGTCAACAGTGACCCTCGAGACGTGGTGAAAATGATAGATTTTGGAAAGAAAACCTACAGCAAGATGATCCAGAATCTCGTATGGGCAGTGGGCTACAACGTCGTGGCTATTCCACTTGCTGCGGGTGTTCTGTATCCTACATTTGTCCTGAGTCCCGCCATGGGCGCAGTGCTGATGAGTGTCAGTACCATCGTGGTCGCACTTAATGCAAGTTTGTTAAAAATTAAATAA
- a CDS encoding heavy metal-binding domain-containing protein, whose translation MSINSYSQSTKTVYTCPMHPQVVKSAPGNCPICGMTLVKKTVTEKKTAAKSAAAPKKVTAVKKTTAKKPEITAAKTKTVTEVKKTILPKAKQTPKDPAAVKTPQHQTSDHNQHEAAQKSYTCPMHPEVVSDKPGQCPKCGMNLVPQKESGRHQSTGKTPEHQTSDAHQHEEAQKMYTCPMHPEVISDKPGKCPKCGMNLVPQKRKEGRSFCTRKHADTW comes from the coding sequence ATGTCCATAAACAGTTATTCACAGAGCACCAAAACCGTGTACACCTGCCCGATGCATCCACAGGTCGTGAAATCAGCACCCGGTAACTGCCCCATTTGCGGCATGACACTGGTGAAGAAAACCGTTACTGAGAAAAAAACGGCGGCCAAATCCGCAGCTGCTCCTAAAAAAGTTACAGCAGTTAAAAAAACTACGGCTAAGAAACCTGAAATTACCGCTGCAAAAACAAAGACGGTAACGGAAGTTAAAAAAACGATCCTGCCAAAGGCTAAACAAACACCGAAAGATCCAGCCGCCGTTAAGACCCCACAACATCAAACTTCAGATCATAATCAGCATGAAGCTGCGCAAAAAAGTTACACATGTCCGATGCACCCCGAGGTCGTTTCAGACAAACCCGGACAGTGTCCGAAATGCGGAATGAATCTGGTCCCTCAGAAGGAAAGCGGCCGGCATCAGTCTACCGGCAAAACCCCGGAACATCAAACTTCAGATGCGCATCAGCATGAAGAAGCGCAAAAGATGTACACCTGCCCGATGCATCCCGAGGTGATATCGGACAAACCCGGAAAGTGTCCCAAGTGCGGTATGAATCTGGTGCCTCAAAAAAGGAAAGAAGGAAGATCATTCTGCACACGGAAACATGCAGATACATGGTGA
- a CDS encoding multicopper oxidase family protein, whose translation MPEKHLKGGRKVTYHLYVKDTLVNFAGKQKRAIAVNGQIPMPKLEFYEGDTAEVIVHNLMDEETSLHWHGLHLPNKEDGVPWLTQKPIPPHSTYTYSFPIIQNGTHWYHSHTGLQEQIGMYGMMILKKRPEDPTFRPGIDDLPTEHLILSEWTNLNPNNVQRMLHNANDWFAIKKGSTQSYAEAIKEGHFKTKLTNEWKRMLAMDVSDVYYDAFLINGKIESQLAGYKAGDKVRLQIANGGASSYFWLNYAGGKIKVVASDGLDIEPVEVDRLILAVSETVDIVVEIPERNTSYELLVTPEDRTKSASVYIGEGIKKAQAPLPKLKYFEGMRMMNDMMKMNGDMKDMGMKMSYQTMDMNQVMYPEINAENNAAMPMNTMDNSDAEMDHSKHQMPASGITTLNYGMMKSPYDTSLPKDSPVRELKFTLTGNMSRYVWSMDDKVLAESDKILVKKGEILRITLFNNSMMRHPMHLHGFDFRVLNKNGVRAPLKNVLDIMPMETDVIEFAANQDGDWFFHCHILYHMMAGMNRVFAVGDYQNPLLRDKASTYKKLQRESNMWHLMAENDFATNGNDGMARISNARWELGTEWRLGYNPHHGYEVETQLGRYVDRMQWLKPFIGFNYHYRKIDRNNIEKNLFGQASTKDERKTFSAGIMYKLPMLVDLQAEIFTDGIVRFQLKREDIPLTARLRGAFMVNTDKEYMAGLKYIVTKNIGISTHYDSDMSWGAGITLNY comes from the coding sequence ATGCCCGAAAAGCACCTAAAAGGCGGACGCAAAGTGACCTACCATCTTTATGTGAAAGACACCCTGGTAAATTTCGCGGGCAAACAGAAACGCGCCATTGCCGTAAACGGGCAGATTCCGATGCCAAAACTGGAGTTTTATGAGGGCGATACGGCGGAAGTGATTGTCCATAATTTAATGGACGAAGAAACTTCGCTGCACTGGCACGGTCTTCATCTTCCAAATAAAGAAGATGGGGTTCCCTGGCTTACCCAGAAACCCATTCCACCACATTCAACCTACACGTATTCGTTTCCGATCATCCAAAACGGAACCCACTGGTATCACTCACATACTGGCCTGCAGGAGCAGATTGGAATGTATGGGATGATGATTCTGAAAAAACGTCCCGAAGATCCTACTTTCCGGCCGGGGATTGATGATTTGCCCACAGAGCACCTTATCCTGAGCGAGTGGACAAACCTGAACCCCAATAATGTTCAGCGGATGCTTCACAACGCCAATGACTGGTTTGCTATTAAAAAAGGCAGTACTCAAAGTTATGCCGAAGCCATTAAAGAAGGCCACTTTAAAACAAAACTCACCAACGAGTGGAAGCGGATGCTGGCCATGGACGTGAGTGACGTGTATTATGACGCCTTTCTGATTAACGGTAAAATAGAAAGCCAGCTCGCAGGATACAAAGCCGGTGACAAAGTGCGGCTTCAAATTGCCAACGGCGGTGCTTCCTCCTATTTTTGGCTCAATTATGCAGGAGGAAAAATTAAAGTAGTGGCCAGTGATGGATTGGACATTGAACCGGTAGAAGTGGACCGTCTTATTCTGGCAGTTTCTGAAACAGTGGATATCGTAGTGGAAATTCCTGAAAGAAACACCTCCTACGAGCTCCTTGTTACGCCCGAAGACCGCACAAAATCGGCTTCCGTTTACATTGGCGAAGGAATTAAAAAAGCCCAGGCACCATTACCCAAACTCAAATATTTTGAAGGAATGAGGATGATGAATGACATGATGAAGATGAACGGTGACATGAAAGATATGGGCATGAAGATGAGTTATCAGACGATGGATATGAATCAGGTGATGTACCCTGAGATTAATGCTGAAAACAATGCAGCAATGCCGATGAATACAATGGACAACAGTGATGCGGAAATGGATCACTCAAAGCACCAGATGCCTGCTTCCGGGATTACCACATTGAATTACGGAATGATGAAGTCGCCTTATGACACTTCGCTTCCGAAAGACAGTCCCGTGCGCGAGCTCAAGTTTACCCTTACGGGAAACATGAGCCGCTATGTGTGGAGTATGGATGATAAAGTCCTTGCGGAGTCCGACAAAATATTGGTAAAAAAAGGAGAGATACTTCGCATAACACTCTTCAACAATTCGATGATGCGTCACCCGATGCACCTGCACGGTTTTGATTTCCGGGTGCTAAATAAAAACGGTGTTCGGGCACCGCTCAAAAATGTGTTGGACATTATGCCGATGGAGACCGATGTCATAGAATTTGCAGCCAACCAGGATGGGGACTGGTTCTTTCACTGTCACATCCTCTATCACATGATGGCGGGGATGAACCGCGTTTTCGCAGTGGGCGATTATCAGAATCCTTTGCTGCGGGATAAAGCTTCAACTTATAAAAAGCTTCAGCGCGAAAGTAACATGTGGCACCTGATGGCCGAAAACGATTTCGCCACCAATGGTAACGACGGGATGGCGAGAATTTCAAATGCCCGCTGGGAATTGGGAACAGAATGGCGTTTAGGTTACAATCCCCATCACGGCTACGAGGTGGAAACCCAACTCGGCAGGTATGTGGACCGTATGCAGTGGCTGAAACCATTTATCGGATTTAACTATCATTATAGAAAGATTGACAGGAATAATATTGAAAAAAACCTTTTTGGACAGGCATCTACTAAAGATGAAAGAAAAACTTTCAGCGCTGGTATCATGTATAAACTCCCGATGTTGGTGGACCTGCAGGCAGAAATATTTACAGACGGAATTGTAAGGTTCCAGCTGAAACGTGAAGACATTCCGTTGACTGCGCGTTTGCGCGGGGCATTCATGGTCAATACCGACAAAGAATATATGGCAGGTCTTAAATATATCGTCACAAAAAATATCGGAATCTCAACCCACTACGACAGCGATATGAGCTGGGGTGCAGGGATTACTTTGAATTATTAA
- a CDS encoding nucleotidyl transferase AbiEii/AbiGii toxin family protein has product MAIEREFLGFEGSLTKNKKTKLRKASGQYISEVFYLELQEKFKEKGLENVTFSLAETQDSDQDPRIINIFYPNIIVVTEYLKPRVQIEVGCRSLIEPFTMKKISAMVDDEYPEQSFSEKSEEIPSINPERTFLEKIFLLHEEFQKTAEKIRVDRLSRHLYDLYALSKTEYAESALQNKELYETIVKHRMEFANISGIDYSLHRPATINPIPPENIIELWEKDYAKMREEMVYGENRPTFSEIIETLKKLKDKINSLNWEMI; this is encoded by the coding sequence TTGGCCATCGAAAGAGAGTTTCTTGGCTTCGAAGGAAGTTTGACTAAAAACAAGAAAACCAAATTAAGGAAGGCTTCCGGCCAATATATCAGCGAGGTTTTTTATTTAGAATTACAGGAAAAATTTAAAGAGAAAGGCTTGGAAAATGTCACTTTCTCGTTGGCCGAAACCCAGGATTCCGATCAGGATCCTCGTATTATCAATATTTTTTATCCAAATATAATTGTAGTTACGGAATATCTGAAGCCGAGAGTTCAAATAGAAGTCGGGTGCCGTTCATTGATTGAGCCATTTACGATGAAAAAAATTTCCGCGATGGTTGATGATGAATATCCAGAGCAGAGTTTTTCGGAGAAAAGCGAAGAAATACCATCCATTAATCCGGAAAGGACTTTTTTAGAAAAAATTTTCCTTCTGCATGAAGAGTTTCAGAAAACCGCTGAAAAAATAAGGGTAGATCGGCTCAGCCGCCATTTGTACGATCTATATGCTCTTTCAAAAACAGAATATGCAGAAAGTGCCCTACAGAATAAGGAACTCTATGAAACCATTGTAAAGCACAGAATGGAGTTTGCCAATATCTCCGGTATCGACTATAGCCTGCACAGGCCAGCCACAATAAACCCTATTCCACCAGAAAATATCATTGAATTATGGGAAAAAGATTATGCCAAAATGCGAGAAGAAATGGTTTATGGCGAAAACAGACCAACTTTTTCTGAAATAATTGAAACTCTTAAAAAACTAAAAGATAAAATCAACAGCCTCAATTGGGAAATGATTTAA
- a CDS encoding site-specific integrase, translating to MIRNLLASDKTGTAKVEKDTLNALQRFFGKKDISFNELDYSNLKKFEAYCISRGNRESSIAIRMRTLRSVFNQAIRNQVITEKQYPFRHYKISKLKESGKKEYLNEEEIEKLKKYEPKDEKLSFAKDMFLFSYYARGINFLDLIKLEKKFLNIDRINYIRSKTGVPVSFKINDYARNIMEKYKSEDSSKFIFNIMNTEKPTQIYLKNRSKKVLTYYVNMQLKEIMKELQIKKNISYYCARHSFATVLKFNNISIETIREALGQKDIKSTLSYLNSLPDNKLDKIIDEVLK from the coding sequence TTGATTAGAAATCTTTTGGCATCGGATAAAACCGGAACAGCGAAAGTGGAAAAAGATACTCTGAATGCGCTGCAACGGTTCTTTGGCAAAAAAGACATTAGCTTTAATGAATTGGATTATTCTAACTTGAAAAAATTTGAAGCCTATTGCATTTCTCGCGGGAATAGGGAGTCCAGTATCGCGATTAGAATGCGGACTTTGCGTTCGGTTTTTAATCAAGCCATTAGAAACCAAGTAATTACGGAAAAACAATATCCTTTTAGGCATTATAAAATTTCAAAACTGAAGGAAAGTGGGAAAAAGGAGTATCTGAATGAAGAAGAAATAGAAAAACTCAAGAAATATGAGCCAAAAGACGAAAAACTTTCTTTTGCAAAAGATATGTTTTTGTTCAGTTATTATGCAAGAGGAATCAACTTTTTGGATTTGATTAAGTTGGAAAAAAAATTCTTGAATATTGATCGTATTAATTATATCCGCAGTAAAACAGGCGTTCCGGTGAGTTTTAAAATCAATGATTACGCTCGGAATATCATGGAAAAATACAAATCCGAAGACAGTTCAAAGTTCATTTTCAACATAATGAATACCGAAAAGCCAACGCAGATTTACCTAAAAAACAGATCCAAAAAAGTGCTGACCTATTATGTGAATATGCAGTTAAAAGAAATAATGAAAGAACTGCAAATCAAGAAGAATATCTCTTATTACTGCGCCCGTCACTCGTTTGCCACAGTTTTGAAGTTCAATAATATTTCAATTGAGACTATTCGCGAAGCACTTGGGCAAAAAGATATAAAATCTACACTGTCTTATTTAAACAGTCTTCCGGATAATAAATTGGATAAGATTATTGACGAGGTTTTGAAGTAA